The Deltaproteobacteria bacterium genome contains a region encoding:
- the argF gene encoding ornithine carbamoyltransferase, translating to MKRDFLHITDLDALEIQEILELAQEVKTKLKSGEAYAPFEGKSMAMIFTKPSTRTRLSFETGFYRLGGHAIYLGPSDIEIGKREAVKDVARVVSRYNDVIMARLFDHDHILELAAYASVPVINALTDYNHPCQIMADILTVLEHRGNLDDLKVVYVGDGNNIVNSWLRLAQRIPLHFVCACPENYMPDKATVEASRKAGISRIDISHDPLDAVEGAHVVYTDVWASMGQKHEKEKRLQYFRNFQVNEAVMAAAGKDALFLHCLPAERGLEVTDAVIEGKQSVVFDEAENRMHVQNALLLKMMGKA from the coding sequence GTGAAACGCGACTTTCTGCACATAACCGATCTTGACGCCCTCGAAATCCAAGAAATCCTGGAACTCGCCCAGGAAGTCAAGACCAAGCTGAAATCGGGTGAAGCCTACGCTCCCTTCGAGGGGAAAAGCATGGCCATGATCTTTACCAAACCGTCGACCAGAACCCGCCTCTCCTTTGAAACCGGATTCTACAGGCTGGGCGGTCACGCCATTTACCTGGGACCGTCCGACATCGAGATCGGCAAACGGGAAGCGGTCAAAGACGTCGCGCGTGTTGTCAGCCGTTACAACGATGTCATCATGGCCAGGTTGTTCGACCACGACCACATTCTGGAACTGGCCGCATACGCGTCCGTACCGGTCATCAACGCCCTGACCGACTACAATCACCCCTGCCAGATCATGGCCGACATTTTGACGGTTCTCGAACATCGTGGGAATCTGGACGATCTTAAGGTGGTTTACGTCGGCGACGGCAACAACATCGTGAACTCGTGGCTGCGTCTGGCCCAGAGGATCCCTTTGCATTTTGTCTGCGCCTGCCCGGAAAATTACATGCCCGACAAGGCCACCGTTGAGGCTTCCCGCAAGGCCGGCATCTCGCGAATCGACATATCCCATGATCCTCTGGATGCCGTCGAAGGCGCCCATGTCGTCTACACCGATGTGTGGGCGTCCATGGGGCAAAAGCATGAAAAAGAAAAACGGCTGCAATACTTCCGGAACTTCCAGGTGAATGAGGCCGTCATGGCGGCTGCCGGAAAAGATGCCCTCTTTCTGCACTGCCTTCCGGCCGAAAGGGGTCTGGAAGTCACCGACGCGGTTATCGAGGGAAAACAGTCGGTCGTTTTCGATGAGGCTGAAAACAGAATGCACGTTCAGAATGCACTGCTTCTCAAAATGATGGGGAAAGCCTGA
- a CDS encoding phosphotransferase, producing the protein MNLHSELNNDALTQTIRRLMESHYDFGKLTRVEGITGGYCNKSYAVWMADAPRNRRLFLRLYNPHVAEKEIRFEHALVDHLRSNGFTKAAAVVPGSSGETLVRTPPPENHNGARALWALFEFLDGEDKYSWTHTDLTDREFASAARVLAHLHHCGHGFTPPPGAKRVQPKIMTFLPTFETSWSTFYRRREERRCDRLFEQNFETILTTVRHLVELESAFQGMVELPVHCDYHPGNLKYHDEKVIGIFDFDWSKIDYRLFDIALGLVYFTSIWDQQVVALRQDKFSLFLQTYNQACRQFSHVNPLTAQEKKYLTAMLAIANLYVLNWDLVDFYNAAEPDDDEYYAFIYHNIGLMHWLTGNQREIDRSIVRTLG; encoded by the coding sequence ATGAACCTTCATTCGGAATTGAACAACGACGCTCTCACGCAAACCATCCGCCGGTTGATGGAGAGCCATTACGATTTCGGCAAACTGACCCGCGTCGAGGGAATCACGGGCGGATATTGCAACAAAAGTTATGCGGTCTGGATGGCGGATGCCCCGCGAAATCGGCGTTTATTCCTGAGGCTGTACAACCCTCATGTCGCCGAAAAAGAGATCCGCTTCGAACACGCCCTGGTCGATCACCTGCGTTCCAATGGCTTTACCAAGGCGGCCGCCGTCGTTCCCGGCAGCAGCGGCGAAACCCTTGTGCGTACGCCCCCGCCCGAAAACCACAACGGCGCCCGGGCGCTATGGGCGCTGTTCGAATTTCTTGACGGAGAAGACAAATATTCATGGACCCATACCGATCTCACCGACAGGGAATTCGCCAGTGCCGCCCGGGTTCTCGCCCATCTCCACCACTGCGGGCATGGCTTCACACCGCCCCCCGGAGCCAAGCGGGTGCAGCCCAAAATCATGACCTTCCTGCCCACGTTCGAAACAAGCTGGTCCACCTTTTATCGCCGGCGCGAGGAACGTCGCTGCGATCGGCTGTTCGAACAAAATTTCGAAACCATCTTGACGACCGTGAGGCATCTGGTTGAACTGGAATCAGCCTTCCAGGGCATGGTCGAACTGCCGGTCCACTGTGACTACCACCCGGGAAATTTGAAATATCACGATGAAAAAGTCATCGGCATTTTCGATTTTGATTGGTCGAAAATCGACTACCGGCTGTTCGATATCGCCCTGGGCCTGGTCTATTTCACCAGTATCTGGGATCAGCAAGTGGTTGCGCTGCGGCAGGACAAATTCAGCCTGTTTTTGCAGACCTACAACCAGGCATGCCGGCAGTTCAGCCATGTCAACCCCTTGACCGCCCAGGAAAAAAAATACCTGACGGCCATGCTGGCGATCGCCAATCTTTATGTTCTCAATTGGGACCTGGTCGACTTTTACAATGCAGCAGAGCCGGACGATGACGAGTATTACGCCTTCATCTACCACAACATCGGGCTAATGCACTGGTTGACAGGTAATCAACGGGAGATAGACCGGTCGATCGTCCGAACGTTGGGGTAA
- a CDS encoding ABC transporter permease subunit, translated as MLHRRIYQFLIIFVLGIVLLFAVKYLFGLSDYVIPSPSNIKDTLVAVYANFGLDVANTLSVAIIGQVVSIFLALLVGVLGRRTTWFGSFIKVAAYNVQAYPIVAIAPIIFILFGDGFFSRLLIAAMICYFPILLSVLGIMSEPVREIEHFYRVTGRMRWQLEVKIRAFENLGKLTTVISGSATLAMAGTIVAEFIAANEGIGYSIRVALYQSDLAKILVALFLIGITLALYQGLLEAMGAVIRKGWAGGR; from the coding sequence ATGCTTCATAGGCGCATCTACCAATTTCTGATCATATTCGTGCTGGGAATCGTATTGCTTTTTGCGGTCAAGTATCTTTTCGGACTGTCCGACTACGTCATCCCCAGCCCCTCGAATATCAAGGATACGCTTGTGGCCGTGTACGCGAATTTCGGCCTGGATGTCGCCAACACCCTGTCGGTGGCGATCATCGGGCAGGTGGTCTCCATTTTTCTGGCGCTGCTGGTGGGGGTCCTGGGCCGGCGCACGACCTGGTTTGGATCTTTCATCAAGGTGGCGGCCTACAACGTTCAGGCCTATCCCATCGTTGCCATCGCCCCCATCATATTCATCCTGTTCGGCGACGGCTTTTTTTCCAGGTTGTTGATTGCGGCGATGATATGCTACTTTCCCATTTTGCTTTCCGTGCTGGGCATCATGTCCGAGCCGGTCAGGGAGATAGAACATTTCTACCGCGTTACCGGCAGGATGCGGTGGCAACTGGAGGTAAAGATAAGGGCCTTCGAAAATCTCGGCAAGCTGACCACGGTGATATCCGGGAGCGCTACGCTGGCCATGGCGGGGACCATCGTGGCTGAATTCATTGCGGCCAACGAGGGGATCGGTTACAGCATACGGGTCGCGCTGTACCAGAGCGATCTCGCCAAGATCCTGGTGGCCCTGTTTCTGATCGGCATCACCCTGGCTCTCTATCAGGGACTGCTGGAAGCCATGGGTGCGGTAATCCGGAAGGGGTGGGCCGGGGGACGGTAG
- a CDS encoding sulfotransferase family protein, giving the protein MNQIIAFWVHPRSISTGFERIFIERNDFKVLHEPFSALYYVYEKRVDCPGQHIDPSAPMSYPDIKSWILREAEQTPVFFKDMCYHPYDHVVQDPDFLKQMTNTFLIRDPEKTVLSNYVMNPDVTSEEIGIELEYNLFMKVREITGKTPVIIDADALEDDPDGVTRAYCEAVGIPFIPEAMQWEAGRHIQAWDSWKEWHVDATESSGIQKNMETFDFGLDDRPRLREYYEHHLPFYEKMRSHCLSAS; this is encoded by the coding sequence ATGAACCAGATTATCGCTTTCTGGGTACACCCCAGATCCATCTCAACCGGGTTCGAGCGCATTTTCATCGAGAGAAACGATTTCAAGGTCCTGCACGAACCTTTCAGTGCCCTTTACTATGTGTATGAAAAACGGGTCGACTGCCCCGGCCAGCACATCGACCCCAGCGCCCCCATGAGCTATCCGGACATCAAAAGCTGGATCCTGCGCGAAGCCGAGCAGACGCCGGTTTTTTTCAAGGACATGTGCTACCACCCCTACGATCATGTCGTCCAAGACCCGGACTTTCTCAAACAGATGACCAACACCTTTTTGATCAGAGATCCCGAGAAAACCGTTTTGTCCAACTATGTCATGAACCCGGATGTCACCAGCGAGGAAATCGGCATTGAACTGGAGTACAACCTGTTCATGAAAGTCAGGGAAATAACCGGTAAAACGCCCGTTATCATCGACGCGGATGCGCTCGAAGACGACCCGGACGGCGTTACCCGGGCCTATTGCGAGGCCGTCGGCATTCCTTTCATACCCGAAGCCATGCAATGGGAAGCCGGGCGCCATATCCAGGCGTGGGACTCGTGGAAAGAGTGGCACGTGGACGCCACGGAAAGTTCAGGCATCCAGAAAAACATGGAAACCTTCGATTTCGGATTGGACGACAGGCCACGCTTGCGCGAGTACTATGAACATCATCTGCCGTTCTATGAAAAAATGCGTTCACACTGTCTGTCGGCCTCCTGA
- a CDS encoding ATP-binding cassette domain-containing protein, whose amino-acid sequence MTLNCSNIAFQYPGTSANVFQGLSFRLERPGFDALFGPSGVGKTSLARIIVGELDGYHGDIRVEGMSRLFYSYNMERLPDWSSVGRHLEKITPASKSDRKEALVDAFGMASVMGLRFSQLSLGQQNRINLMRYLLQDFELLIMDESLANVDEKTRESIILKIKAMYPERYFLYISHNVVEVSKFCRDIIVLRGPGKQPQTVGLKGIDMRNPEDLDRDRLEKTMLEIMNAS is encoded by the coding sequence ATGACACTTAACTGCAGCAACATCGCTTTTCAATACCCGGGCACCTCTGCGAACGTATTTCAAGGGCTTTCCTTCCGGTTGGAGAGACCGGGATTCGATGCCCTGTTCGGCCCGTCGGGCGTGGGGAAGACGAGCCTGGCAAGAATAATCGTGGGGGAGCTCGACGGCTATCACGGCGATATCCGTGTGGAAGGCATGTCCCGCCTCTTTTATTCCTACAACATGGAACGCCTGCCCGACTGGTCGAGCGTCGGCCGACATTTGGAAAAGATAACGCCGGCATCGAAAAGCGATCGAAAGGAAGCGCTGGTGGACGCTTTCGGGATGGCCAGCGTCATGGGACTGCGTTTTTCTCAACTTTCCCTGGGGCAGCAAAACCGCATCAATTTGATGCGCTACCTGCTGCAGGACTTCGAACTGCTCATCATGGACGAAAGCCTCGCCAACGTAGATGAAAAAACGCGTGAGAGCATCATCTTGAAGATCAAGGCCATGTACCCGGAAAGGTATTTTCTCTACATATCGCACAATGTCGTGGAGGTTTCCAAGTTCTGCCGTGACATCATCGTGCTGCGAGGCCCCGGGAAACAGCCGCAAACCGTTGGCTTGAAAGGCATCGATATGCGGAATCCCGAAGATCTGGACAGGGACAGGCTCGAAAAGACCATGCTGGAGATCATGAATGCTTCATAG
- a CDS encoding DnaJ domain-containing protein → MKQTDYYNVLGVDPGSDPKKIRTAYRDLAFQYHPDRNKGNPEAADRMKRINEAYAVLSDPEKRKAYDGLRQQYGDAARTRFRKAYTEKDIFSNSDIHHIFEEMARSFGFRSSDEVFKEFYGKGFRSFEVRRPGLFGAGFFFFGTPGKGGMRKGRLPSGGGPLAMLAGQLLRKLSQNASPEKGGDLFETIVLDGETAQNGGPYAFFQKTDKKKLIIKIPPKVRDGQKIRLAGRGRPGRGDSPAGDLYLKVKIRRPLLQRLKKMISDR, encoded by the coding sequence ATGAAGCAGACGGACTACTATAACGTGCTGGGTGTAGATCCCGGCAGCGATCCTAAAAAAATTCGGACCGCATACCGGGATCTGGCCTTTCAATACCATCCGGACCGCAACAAGGGAAATCCGGAAGCTGCCGACAGGATGAAACGGATCAACGAGGCCTATGCCGTGCTGTCGGACCCCGAAAAGCGCAAGGCCTACGACGGATTAAGACAGCAGTACGGGGATGCGGCCCGGACCCGTTTCAGAAAGGCTTACACCGAGAAGGACATCTTCAGCAATTCGGACATTCATCATATTTTCGAGGAAATGGCCCGGTCCTTCGGGTTCCGCAGTTCCGACGAGGTGTTCAAGGAGTTCTATGGGAAAGGATTCCGTTCCTTCGAGGTTCGCAGGCCCGGTCTTTTCGGCGCCGGTTTTTTCTTCTTCGGGACTCCCGGAAAAGGCGGTATGAGAAAGGGGCGGTTGCCATCCGGTGGTGGGCCGCTGGCCATGCTGGCCGGTCAGCTGCTCAGGAAGCTTTCCCAAAACGCTTCACCCGAGAAGGGGGGCGATCTGTTCGAGACCATCGTTTTGGATGGCGAAACAGCCCAAAACGGCGGCCCATACGCCTTTTTTCAGAAGACCGACAAGAAGAAGCTGATCATTAAAATTCCGCCGAAGGTGCGTGACGGGCAGAAGATACGCCTTGCCGGCCGGGGGCGTCCCGGCAGGGGCGACAGTCCGGCCGGCGACCTTTACCTCAAGGTTAAAATAAGACGCCCCCTTCTGCAGCGGCTTAAGAAGATGATCTCAGATCGATAA
- a CDS encoding NUDIX hydrolase, with amino-acid sequence MKKIPDTLFHRAYKLAHAGLTVFAFLFRPAVRGVNVVIRGEGGLLLVKNSYRRGYTFPGGYVRGGEKPRAAAVRELKEEVGITAYPNQLRHARQYRFTVCYRRETVDIFEMTLEKDTPISIDNREVVWAGFVPSESILLQGLCLPAEAYLRDVARTNR; translated from the coding sequence ATGAAAAAAATCCCCGATACGCTGTTTCACAGGGCATATAAGCTCGCCCATGCGGGCCTGACCGTGTTTGCGTTCCTATTCAGGCCCGCCGTCAGGGGGGTGAATGTCGTTATCCGGGGAGAGGGCGGGCTGCTGTTGGTCAAAAACAGCTATCGCCGGGGATACACCTTCCCGGGCGGATACGTCAGAGGCGGGGAAAAACCGCGAGCGGCCGCGGTTCGGGAACTGAAAGAAGAGGTGGGGATCACCGCATACCCCAACCAGCTGAGGCACGCCCGGCAGTACCGTTTTACGGTCTGCTACAGGCGGGAGACCGTCGACATTTTCGAAATGACCCTGGAAAAGGACACACCCATTTCCATCGACAACCGGGAGGTGGTGTGGGCCGGTTTCGTGCCGTCGGAAAGCATCCTGCTGCAGGGGCTCTGTTTACCGGCAGAGGCCTACCTTCGGGATGTGGCCCGCACGAACAGATGA
- a CDS encoding DUF3783 domain-containing protein: MADAKFEKVTRTDRALYGPEKLVLCGFPSEAQSKFKAVLAMAGLQNIPVVWATQQQADSRLGDLFTLPPEAGRGISSTLPRAIIVAGITEKKLHVLMAVCRKTGMKPALWATLTSTSENWQLKELLAELSAERKALGKR, translated from the coding sequence ATGGCAGATGCGAAATTTGAAAAAGTGACTCGAACCGACCGGGCCCTGTACGGCCCAGAAAAACTAGTCCTATGCGGGTTTCCGTCGGAGGCGCAATCAAAATTCAAAGCCGTGCTCGCCATGGCCGGTCTGCAAAACATCCCGGTCGTCTGGGCGACGCAACAGCAGGCAGACAGCCGTCTGGGCGATCTTTTTACCCTGCCGCCGGAAGCCGGCCGGGGGATCTCATCGACCTTGCCGCGTGCGATCATCGTTGCCGGCATTACGGAAAAAAAACTGCACGTCCTCATGGCCGTATGCCGGAAAACCGGAATGAAACCGGCACTGTGGGCCACCCTGACATCCACCTCGGAAAACTGGCAGCTGAAGGAGCTTCTCGCGGAATTGTCGGCCGAGCGCAAGGCCCTGGGAAAGCGATGA
- a CDS encoding YcgN family cysteine cluster protein, whose protein sequence is MVAKQKTVSGDHAPFWERKTLGQMSPEEWEMLCDGCGRCCLQKLEDRKTGKVRYTWVSCYLFDTQRCRCTAYENRSRLVKGCTTLTPSRVKAYRWLPRTCAYRLLAGGKPLPPWHPLLTGDKDSVHAAGISVKGRAIPEVNVHPDDVEYYTIAEPF, encoded by the coding sequence GTGGTAGCTAAACAGAAAACGGTTTCCGGAGATCATGCCCCTTTCTGGGAAAGGAAGACGCTGGGGCAGATGTCGCCCGAAGAGTGGGAGATGCTGTGCGACGGCTGTGGCCGATGCTGTCTCCAGAAGCTGGAAGACCGGAAAACCGGCAAGGTTCGTTATACATGGGTTTCCTGCTATCTTTTCGATACCCAACGGTGCCGCTGTACAGCTTACGAGAACAGAAGCCGACTGGTAAAAGGGTGTACTACCCTGACGCCCTCCCGGGTCAAAGCCTATCGATGGCTTCCCCGGACATGCGCCTATCGCCTGTTGGCCGGCGGCAAGCCGCTGCCCCCCTGGCACCCGCTGCTGACCGGGGACAAGGATTCCGTGCATGCAGCCGGCATATCGGTGAAGGGGCGCGCCATTCCCGAAGTCAATGTGCACCCGGACGATGTCGAGTACTACACCATAGCGGAACCTTTTTAA
- a CDS encoding sigma 54-interacting transcriptional regulator: MKRVADLQRNTLFKILESSYDEIFVTDAGGVVIYVNPICERHYGLKSADVLGRRAESLVDEGYYSPPIIHRVMRERRQVNIVQKTNIGKTLLVTATPVFSENGKLEMVVQNARDITQLEIIKQELEKANRLVSEFRDEINPKLNSDVGTFGLIGQSPRFKELIAYASQIAPIDASVILLGESGTGKGVLARYIHEVSHRSQHPFVSINCAAIPNELIETELFGYAGGAFTGAHPKGRIGRIELAGGGTLLLDEIAELPLHLQAKLLEVVQERQLTPVGGNRTKSLDIRIICATNRDLHAMVANQTFRSDLYHRLKVIEIEIPPLKERSQDILPLANYYLGQFDKQFGKIHTLSSETADALLAYHWPGNIRELMHTTELVAATVDNGEVKPGNLPPAFSRQTVTTFQLDGAPQGLDAALESLTRKLVVEAYHMLKSSYKVAAYLNISQSKAHRLIRKYVGASRKESRINRKGSTLYRLD; this comes from the coding sequence ATGAAAAGGGTCGCAGACCTTCAGCGCAATACGTTGTTCAAAATACTCGAGAGCTCCTACGACGAAATATTCGTCACCGACGCCGGGGGCGTCGTCATCTATGTAAACCCGATCTGCGAACGCCATTACGGGTTGAAATCCGCCGATGTCCTGGGCCGCAGGGCCGAATCCCTGGTCGACGAGGGGTACTACTCCCCCCCCATCATTCACCGTGTCATGCGGGAAAGGCGGCAGGTCAACATCGTCCAGAAAACCAACATCGGCAAAACCCTGCTGGTGACGGCGACACCGGTATTTAGTGAAAACGGCAAGCTTGAAATGGTGGTTCAGAACGCGCGGGACATCACCCAGCTGGAAATCATCAAGCAGGAGTTGGAAAAGGCCAACCGGCTGGTGTCGGAATTTCGGGATGAAATCAACCCAAAACTGAATTCCGACGTGGGCACCTTCGGCCTGATCGGGCAGAGCCCCCGGTTCAAGGAGCTGATTGCCTACGCCTCTCAGATCGCACCGATCGACGCCAGTGTCATCCTCCTGGGCGAATCCGGCACCGGAAAAGGGGTCCTCGCCAGATACATTCATGAAGTCAGCCATCGATCGCAGCATCCCTTTGTAAGCATCAACTGTGCCGCTATTCCCAACGAACTGATCGAAACCGAACTGTTCGGTTATGCCGGCGGCGCCTTCACCGGCGCCCACCCCAAAGGCCGCATCGGCAGGATCGAGCTGGCCGGCGGAGGGACGCTGCTGCTCGATGAAATCGCCGAACTTCCCCTGCACCTGCAGGCAAAACTGCTCGAAGTCGTTCAGGAGAGACAGCTCACGCCCGTTGGGGGAAACCGGACCAAATCGCTGGACATCCGCATCATCTGCGCCACCAATCGGGACCTGCATGCCATGGTGGCCAACCAGACCTTCAGGAGTGATCTCTACCACCGCCTCAAGGTGATCGAAATCGAAATCCCCCCTTTGAAAGAGCGCTCCCAGGATATCCTGCCGCTGGCCAACTACTACCTCGGTCAATTCGACAAGCAGTTCGGAAAAATTCACACCCTGTCTTCCGAGACAGCCGATGCCCTGCTGGCATACCATTGGCCCGGCAATATCAGGGAACTCATGCACACCACTGAACTGGTCGCCGCCACGGTCGACAACGGTGAAGTCAAGCCGGGAAATCTGCCACCGGCGTTCTCCAGGCAAACCGTCACTACATTTCAATTGGACGGCGCCCCCCAGGGCCTCGACGCGGCTCTGGAAAGCCTTACCCGCAAATTGGTCGTCGAAGCCTACCACATGCTGAAAAGCTCCTATAAGGTGGCCGCTTATTTAAACATCAGCCAGAGCAAGGCCCACCGCCTGATCCGGAAATATGTCGGTGCTTCGCGCAAAGAATCACGGATCAACCGCAAAGGATCGACCCTATATCGACTTGATTAA
- a CDS encoding HIT family protein — protein MDDCIFCKIVRGEIPSFKIYEDERVYAFADINPLSDGHTLIIPKAHAENLGQVSEADLTAIHLTSKKIYAAMQTALGADAVALVQANGRAVNQVVMHYHLHLIPRKNSEPNLEVTNWEMIPGDMEAIKTESEKLAAALQA, from the coding sequence ATGGATGACTGTATTTTCTGCAAAATAGTAAGGGGGGAAATTCCCAGCTTTAAAATCTATGAAGATGAACGGGTCTATGCCTTCGCGGACATCAACCCCCTGTCGGATGGCCACACCCTGATCATCCCCAAGGCGCATGCGGAGAATCTCGGGCAGGTATCGGAAGCGGATCTTACGGCCATCCATCTAACCTCGAAGAAGATATACGCCGCCATGCAGACCGCCCTGGGGGCCGATGCCGTCGCCCTGGTCCAGGCCAACGGGCGGGCTGTCAACCAGGTCGTGATGCACTACCATCTGCACCTGATTCCGAGGAAGAACAGCGAGCCGAACCTGGAAGTCACCAATTGGGAGATGATACCCGGGGATATGGAGGCCATCAAGACCGAGAGTGAGAAACTGGCGGCGGCGTTGCAGGCGTAG
- a CDS encoding 3-hydroxyacyl-CoA dehydrogenase family protein, with translation MKEISKVGIVGFGVMGAAIGLSAASSGYRVVFKELNDELVASMYDKWVVKALEKRVAKGKMTQADMDGLTSMITGTSSYDELADCDLIIEAAIEKMDLKIQIFGELSAACRKDAIIVSNTSTFLIEKLMERVENPERTAGVHYFFPANVNRLVEVIRQKQTSDATYESLMHFAEKCRKVAISVKDFPGFAINPVFISSYMVLDSFLGDTYNIATLESISQEALNVRFGIMWVQNGSGIGTCYHAGASMVAYLHDSDVGYPLMPDALEAQFESGKPWNLEDGEVLADEAARKAVRDSLLGNIFTISAHLIERDVVSIKDLELGICTALAWPKGPFSMMNDLGMEESARLVNLAVEKGYYKMPQTFAGGVPDPWNV, from the coding sequence ATGAAAGAGATCAGCAAGGTGGGCATCGTCGGGTTTGGTGTCATGGGGGCCGCCATCGGTCTGAGTGCCGCGTCGTCCGGATACCGGGTCGTGTTCAAAGAGTTGAATGACGAACTGGTGGCATCCATGTATGACAAGTGGGTGGTCAAAGCCCTGGAAAAAAGGGTGGCCAAGGGAAAAATGACCCAGGCGGACATGGACGGGCTGACGTCCATGATTACCGGTACCAGCAGCTACGATGAGCTGGCCGACTGCGACCTGATTATCGAGGCGGCCATCGAAAAGATGGATCTCAAGATCCAGATTTTCGGGGAGCTTTCCGCAGCCTGCCGCAAGGATGCCATTATCGTCAGCAACACGTCCACGTTTCTGATCGAAAAGCTGATGGAAAGGGTGGAAAACCCGGAACGCACGGCCGGGGTGCACTACTTTTTTCCGGCCAATGTCAACCGTCTGGTGGAGGTGATCCGCCAAAAGCAGACCAGCGACGCCACTTACGAAAGCCTCATGCACTTTGCCGAAAAATGCCGCAAGGTGGCCATCTCGGTCAAGGATTTCCCCGGGTTCGCCATTAACCCGGTATTCATTTCCAGCTACATGGTGCTGGATTCGTTTCTGGGCGACACCTACAACATCGCCACCCTGGAAAGTATTTCCCAGGAGGCGCTCAACGTGCGGTTCGGCATCATGTGGGTGCAGAACGGCTCCGGCATCGGCACCTGCTATCACGCAGGCGCTTCCATGGTCGCTTATCTCCATGACAGCGATGTCGGCTACCCCCTGATGCCGGATGCATTGGAGGCGCAGTTTGAAAGCGGGAAACCGTGGAACCTCGAGGACGGGGAGGTGCTGGCGGATGAGGCGGCCCGCAAGGCGGTCAGAGACAGCCTGCTGGGGAATATTTTCACCATTTCCGCGCACCTGATCGAAAGAGACGTGGTTTCCATAAAGGATCTGGAGCTGGGAATATGCACGGCCCTGGCGTGGCCCAAGGGGCCCTTCAGCATGATGAATGACCTGGGGATGGAGGAAAGCGCGCGGCTGGTGAACCTGGCGGTGGAAAAAGGATATTATAAGATGCCGCAGACCTTTGCCGGGGGGGTGCCGGATCCCTGGAATGTATAA
- a CDS encoding ABC transporter substrate-binding protein, whose product MKTRWMVCLFGFFLVIVQLSSGGLFAAENGSARLTYRLKWLFNASVVGDLNADAMGYFKAAGLDVTVKEGGPERDAIRELELGYADFGVASADQVIRALAKGSPVVVLAQLFQVNPLQWIYRPDAVQISGVADLKGKIIGVTFGGNDETIMRTLLAGGGLSEKDVQIYSVRYDYTPFYRHKVDLWPVYINSQGPIISQKLTQAGEKTAFFNPSLHGVKFVANSVVTSAHMVQERPDTARRFIKALLDGWEGAFNPQHAEATLKMLSGFDKNTPLPILEEQLTITRKLIKPEEEVKIGTIDVEAWRQTERIMLEQKLIKTAVNVEKVLIRL is encoded by the coding sequence ATGAAAACACGATGGATGGTTTGTTTGTTCGGTTTTTTTCTGGTAATCGTTCAGCTTTCGTCCGGCGGGCTTTTCGCTGCCGAAAATGGGAGCGCCAGGTTGACCTATCGTTTGAAATGGCTCTTCAATGCCAGCGTGGTCGGGGATCTGAACGCCGATGCGATGGGCTATTTCAAAGCGGCTGGGTTGGACGTAACCGTTAAGGAGGGCGGGCCGGAGCGCGATGCCATTCGCGAGCTGGAACTCGGATACGCCGATTTCGGCGTTGCTTCAGCCGATCAGGTAATCAGGGCACTGGCGAAGGGGTCGCCCGTGGTGGTCCTGGCCCAGCTTTTTCAGGTCAACCCTCTGCAATGGATCTATCGGCCGGATGCGGTTCAGATATCGGGGGTGGCGGACCTCAAGGGAAAAATCATCGGGGTGACCTTTGGCGGCAACGACGAGACCATCATGCGGACCCTTCTGGCCGGTGGCGGCCTGTCCGAAAAAGATGTGCAGATCTACAGTGTTCGGTACGACTACACCCCGTTCTATCGACATAAAGTGGATTTGTGGCCGGTATATATCAACAGCCAGGGTCCCATTATCAGTCAGAAGTTGACGCAGGCCGGCGAAAAGACCGCTTTTTTCAACCCGTCGCTTCACGGTGTGAAATTCGTGGCCAATTCGGTGGTGACATCGGCACACATGGTTCAGGAACGCCCGGATACGGCGAGGCGGTTCATCAAAGCGCTTTTAGATGGGTGGGAGGGGGCTTTCAACCCCCAACACGCGGAAGCCACCCTCAAAATGCTGTCGGGATTTGACAAGAACACCCCCCTCCCGATACTCGAGGAGCAGTTGACTATAACGCGGAAATTGATCAAACCGGAAGAAGAGGTGAAGATCGGCACTATCGATGTGGAGGCCTGGCGACAAACGGAACGCATCATGCTCGAACAGAAGCTGATCAAAACAGCGGTGAACGTGGAAAAGGTTCTGATACGACTGTAA